The following proteins come from a genomic window of Halomarina ordinaria:
- a CDS encoding DUF7112 family protein: MVERISHDNSSVTTLRARVERAGRTERPKLVLPEGVATPDDPVRLVLGGRTYHALIEPDFDGVPEIRGAYDNARLARERDGENHLVEWYERGSLDFGRSVHLDVVDPGSLYGVRAPGERATYPSLDGPSDSLADIARDVEDGE, from the coding sequence GTGGTCGAGCGCATCTCACACGACAACTCCTCGGTCACCACGCTCCGCGCCCGCGTCGAGCGTGCCGGCCGCACCGAGCGGCCGAAACTCGTCCTCCCCGAGGGGGTCGCGACCCCCGACGACCCGGTCCGTCTCGTCCTCGGCGGGCGGACCTACCACGCGCTCATCGAACCGGACTTCGACGGCGTCCCCGAGATACGCGGGGCGTACGACAACGCCCGCCTCGCCCGCGAGCGCGACGGCGAGAACCACCTCGTCGAGTGGTACGAGCGCGGGTCGCTCGACTTCGGCCGCTCGGTCCACCTCGACGTGGTCGACCCCGGCTCCCTCTACGGCGTCCGCGCGCCCGGCGAGCGCGCGACCTACCCCTCGCTCGACGGTCCCTCCGACTCGCTCGCGGACATCGCCCGCGA
- a CDS encoding 30S ribosomal protein S6e, with translation MAEFQVVVADPEDGTTYQFDIDGQDANRFIGRDLGEEVDGNAVGLDGYTLELTGGSDNAGRPMRADVAGPNLKALLLTGGVGYEPTVEGERKRVTVRGREVSDETRQINAKIVERGSESVAEALGLDDEDGDDGDDGDD, from the coding sequence ATGGCTGAGTTTCAGGTCGTCGTCGCCGACCCCGAGGACGGCACGACCTATCAGTTCGATATCGACGGACAGGACGCGAACCGCTTCATCGGCCGCGACCTCGGCGAGGAGGTCGACGGGAACGCCGTCGGCCTCGACGGCTACACCCTGGAGCTGACCGGCGGTTCCGACAACGCCGGGCGACCGATGCGCGCCGACGTGGCCGGCCCGAACCTGAAGGCGCTGCTGCTCACCGGCGGCGTCGGCTACGAGCCGACCGTCGAGGGCGAGCGCAAGCGCGTGACGGTCCGCGGCCGCGAGGTCAGCGACGAGACGCGACAGATAAACGCGAAGATCGTCGAGCGCGGCAGCGAGTCGGTCGCGGAGGCGCTCGGCCTCGACGACGAGGACGGCGACGACGGGGACGACGGCGACGACTAA